From one Eucalyptus grandis isolate ANBG69807.140 chromosome 9, ASM1654582v1, whole genome shotgun sequence genomic stretch:
- the LOC104418776 gene encoding probable 2-oxoglutarate-dependent dioxygenase At5g05600, which yields MGDVDQVIIQDVEHRPNLAAPQAESIPLIDLTALAGYSPSDGAAADSAAIKGLVAEIGKACKEWGFFTAANHGVPAEKRERIEREVREFFRQDLAEKKKVQRKTTLGYYETEHTKNARDWKEVFDFTVQEPTVVPASPEDGEEGVIECTNQWPEYPPELREACEDYAQEVQKLAHKLMGLIAQSLGLPANRFDEFFEDHTSFVRINHYPPCPTPHLAMGIGHHKDSGALTILAQDDVPGLEVKRKSDGEWVLVKPIPDTFIINVGDVIKVWSNEAYDSVEHRAMVNSKRDRISIPFFFMPPHYTMVQPLEELTDEHNPPKYRPYNWGKYLVSRKGSNLKKFTVQNLQIDHFRI from the exons atgggagacGTGGATCAAGTCATCATACAAGACGTCGAACACAGGCCCAATCTCGCAGCCCCTCAAGCCGAAAGCATCCCGCTCATCGACCTCACCGCCCTCGCTGGCTACTCACCCTCCGACGGTGCGGCCGCTGACTCCGCTGCCATCAAAGGGCTCGTGGCGGAGATAGGGAAGGCGTGCAAGGAGTGGGGATTCTTCACGGCGGCAAACCACGGGGTGCCGGcggagaagagggagaggattGAGCGGGAGGTGAGGGAGTTCTTCAGGCAGGATTTGgcggagaagaagaaggtgcaGAGGAAGACGACGCTGGGGTACTACGAGACGGAGCACACCAAGAACGCGAGGGACTGGAAGGAGGTCTTCGACTTCACTGTGCAAGAGCCGACGGTAGTCCCGGCCTCGCCCGAGGACGGCGAAGAGGGTGTCATTGAGTGTACCAATCAGTGGCCCGAGTACCCTCCTGAACTAAG GGAAGCATGCGAAGATTATGCACAGGAAGTGCAGAAACTCGCGCACAAGCTGATGGGACTGATAGCTCAGAGCCTGGGCTTGCCCGCTAACAGGTTTGATGAATTCTTCGAGGACCATACCAGCTTCGTCCGGATCAACCACTACCCGCCGTGCCCCACGCCACACCTCGCTATGGGCATAGGCCACCACAAGGACTCGGGGGCGCTCACCATCCTGGCTCAAGACGACGTCCCAGGCCTCGAGGTGAAGAGGAAGAGCGATGGGGAGTGGGTCCTAGTCAAGCCCATCCCTGATACATTCATTATCAATGTTGGCGACGTTATTAAG GTTTGGAGCAATGAGGCGTATGATAGCGTGGAGCATAGAGCGATGGTGAACTCGAAGAGAGACAGGATCTCGATTCCATTCTTCTTCATGCCGCCGCACTACACCATGGTGCAGCCGCTGGAGGAACTGACCGATGAGCACAACCCTCCGAAGTACAGGCCGTACAACTGGGGCAAGTACCTGGTCTCCCGAAAAGGAAGCAACTTAAAGAAATTCACTGTCCAGAACCTCCAGATTGACCATTTCAGGATATGA
- the LOC120288478 gene encoding putative inactive methylesterase 20 yields MDKNLNPSSSSSSSASSRRKHHLKAITLCRFIRHATVQGVASGINPLQAKSLQSFSEYFKPLRDVMEVLASREKVIIVGRSLGGFALSQVMEKFPKKFNLTVFVIALMPGPKLKVSALKKGYIQS; encoded by the exons ATGGACAAGAACCTGAACCcctcctcatcctcttcctcttctgcttCGAGCAGAAGGAAGCATCACTTGAAAGCGATCACTCTGTGCCGTTTCATACGTCACGCCACGGTGCAAGGTGTTG CTTCCGGTATCAACCCGCTTCAGGCCAAATCTCTGCAATCATTCTCTGAGTACTTCAAGCCCCTGAGAGATGTCATGGAAGTTCTAGCTTCACGTGAGAAAGTGATCATTGTCGGGCGCAGCTTGGGTGGGTTTGCTCTTTCTCAGGTGATGGAGAAATTTCCCAAGAAGTTTAACCTTACTGTTTTTGTTATTGCCTTGATGCCTGGTCCTAAACTCAAAGTTTCTGCTCTCAAAAAAGGGTACATTCAATCTTAA
- the LOC104418774 gene encoding probable 2-oxoglutarate-dependent dioxygenase At5g05600 — MGEVDPAFIQDVEHRPKLAVSQAEGIPLIDLTALAGYSPSDGAVAASAAAAIEGLVAEIGEACKKWGFFTVVNHGVAAEKRERIEREAREFFGQDLEEKKKVRKDERKVMGYYEMEHTKNVRDWREVFDITVQEPTLVPASLKDGEEAVIEWTNQWPEYPPGLREACEEYTQEMEKLAYKLMGLIAQSLGLPANRFGEFFKDQTSYLRLVRYPPCPAPHLALGLGRHNDLGALAILAQDDVGGLEVKRKSDGEWVLVKPIPDAFIINVGCVMQVWSNDMYESVEHRVMVNTEKERFSIPFFFNPSHYTMVQPLKELTDEHNPPKYRPYSWGRFYVIRKGGNFKKLDVENIQIHHFRI; from the exons ATGGGAGAGGTCGATCCAGCCTTCATACAAGACGTCGAACATAGGCCCAAGCTCGCCGTCTCACAGGCCGAAGGCATCCCACTCATCGACCTCACCGCCCTCGCCGGCTACTCACCCTCTGATGGGGCGGTTGCTGCttctgccgccgccgccatcgaaGGGCTTGTGGCAGAGATAGGGGAGGCTTGCAAGAAGTGGGGATTCTTCACGGTGGTGAACCATGGTGTGGCGGcggagaagagggagaggataGAGCGGGAGGCGAGGGAGTTCTTCGGACAGGAtttggaggagaagaagaaggtgaggaAGGACGAGAGGAAGGTGATGGGGTACTACGAGATGGAGCACACCAAGAACGTGAGGGACTGGAGGGAGGTCTTTGACATAACCGTGCAAGAGCCGACGCTCGTCCCAGCCTCGCTCAAGGACGGCGAAGAGGCCGTCATCGAGTGGACCAATCAGTGGCCTGAGTACCCTCCTGGATTGAG GGAAGCATGCGAAGAGTACACACAAGAAATGGAGAAACTCGCGTACAAGCTGATGGGATTGATAGCTCAGAGCCTGGGCTTGCCCGCGAACAGGTTTGGCGAATTCTTCAAGGACCAGACTAGCTACCTCCGGCTAGTCCGCTATCCGCCCTGCCCCGCGCCACACCTTGCTCTCGGACTGGGCCGCCACAACGACTTGGGAGCACTCGCGATCCTGGCTCAAGACGACGTTGGAGGCCTTGAGGTGAAGAGGAAGAGTGATGGGGAGTGGGTACTAGTCAAGCCCATCCCTGATGCCTTCATTATCAATGTTGGTTGCGTTATGCAG GTTTGGAGCAACGACATGTACGAGAGTGTCGAGCACAGAGTGATGGTGAACACAGAGAAGGAGAGGTTCTCGATTCCGTTCTTCTTCAACCCATCACACTATACCATGGTGCAGCCACTGAAGGAATTGACTGATGAGCACAACCCTCCAAAGTACAGACCATACAGTTGGGGCAGGTTTTATGTCATTCGAAAAGGAGGCAATTTCAAGAAGCTTGATGTGGAGAACATCCAAATTCACCATTTTAGGATATGA
- the LOC120288479 gene encoding uncharacterized protein LOC120288479, with protein MASTSFVQLQLPKLNGKNYNNWSVQMKVLFRSQDLWNLVENGYTEVADAEEFNALRKEEKEALNLSRLTLIVYKPSLTSEVNGEELQDVRVVEKILRSLTERFDYVVAAIEEGQDISTMTLERLMGSLCSHEQRMNQKSIDSNSSKHFAESGHSIKSRRSSWWPRSWRSWWCPRGQEQPEYVHDVDANESVVLACQMDDSSTMDTKIWYLDTGCSNHMCGQKELFSKLDETVRGEINFGNKSKILVMGKGNIDVNSKDGTNVTIADVYFVPGLFWNLLSVGQLSEKGHKVNIENGVCTIRGANNKLITTTQMMKNRMFPLSLQTKTLLSFQATTKDSKWLWHLRFGHLNFRGLKLLVQKKMVTGMPLIDAPDRSCEGCLVGKQHRKSFPIGRARRAKQPLELVHTRYRGPVEVESFGQKGVQQGVFLEELQKRLGAATSQMFRSYGYLGA; from the exons ATGGCATCCACTAGTTTTGTTCAGTTGCAACTTCCAAAGTTGAACGGAAAAAATTACAACAACTGGTCCGTCCAGATGAAGGTTCTATTCAGGTCCCAAGATTTGTGGAACCTGGTGGAGAACGGCTACACCGAAGTAGCTGATGCTGAAGAATTCAATGCtttgaggaaggaggagaaagaagcgtTG AATCTATCTCGGCTTACTTTGATCGTGTACAAACCATCGTTAACCAGCGAGGTTAATGGTGAAGAGCTCCAAGATGTACGAGTCGTAGAAAAAATCTTGAGGTCTTTGACTGAAAGATTTGACTACGTGGTTGCGGCGATCGAAGAAGGCCAAGATATATCAACCATGACGTTGGAGAGGTTGATGGGTTCATTATGTTCGCATGAGCAAAGAATGAACCAGAAGTCTATCGATTCGAATTCGAGCAAGCACTTTGCAGAGTCGGGTCACTCAATCAAATCGAGGAGGTCATCATGGTGGCCGAGGTCGTGGAGGTCATGGTGGTGCCCGAG GGGGCAAGAGCAGCCAGAATATGTGCACGATGTCGATGCAAATGAAAGCGTGGTGTTAGCATGCCAAATGGATGACTCAAGTACCATGGACACAAAAATTTGGTACCTTGATACTGGGTGCAGCAATCACATGTGTGGTCAAAAGGAGCTATTTTCGAAGTTAGATGAGACGGTTCGTGGTGAAATCAACTTCGGGAATAAATCCAAAATTCTCGTGATGGGCAAAGGTAACATTGATGTCAACTCAAAAGATGGTACTAATGTTACTATTGCAGATGTTTACTTTGTGCCGGGACTCTTTTGGAATTTGCTGAGTGTTGGGCAACTATCCGAAAAAGGCCACAAAGTTAACATTGAAAATGGTGTGTGCACCATTAGAGGCGCAAACAATAAGTTGATTACGACGACACAAATGATGAAGAACCGGATGTTTCCTCTATCCCTTCAGACGAAGACTCTATTGAGTTTCCAGGCAACAACAAAAGATAGCAAGTGGCTATGGCATCTTCGGTTCGGTCATCTAAATTTTCGTGGACTTAAATTACTAGTCCAGAAAAAGATGGTGACTGGCATGCCCTTGATCGACGCTCCAGACCGCTCATGTGAAGGATGTCTCGTTGGAAAGCAACATCGGAAGTCTTTTCCAATTGGGAGAGCTAGAAGAGCCAAGCAACCTCTGGAGTTGGTACATACGAGATATCGTGGCCCCGTTGAGGTGGAATCATTTGGACAAAAAG GTGTCCAACAAGGAGTGTTCTTGGAAGAACTTCAGAAGAGGCTTGGAGCGGCAACAAGCCAGATGTTTCGTTCCTACGGGTATTTGGGTGCGTAG